In Aureibaculum algae, the following are encoded in one genomic region:
- a CDS encoding alpha-ketoglutarate-dependent dioxygenase AlkB family protein: MNLFSQMDLFSSDEILKTEFDLPGADVTLFENFFTTDESNRLYNSLLQNTVWEQDQMTIYGKQVNLPRLTAWYGDAEAAVSYSDKRSKMHAWNTDLLFIKNRIEQEVPIKFTRCLLNYYRDGKDSVDWHQDYEGEQRKNTVIGSVTFGEKRPFQLKHATRKDFKRIDIPLAHGSLLLMQGATQNNWKHKIPKTTKKINPRINLTFRWIKS, translated from the coding sequence ATGAATTTATTTAGTCAAATGGACTTATTTTCTTCAGATGAAATTCTTAAAACGGAGTTTGATTTACCTGGAGCTGATGTAACTTTATTTGAAAATTTCTTTACTACTGACGAAAGCAATAGGCTTTACAATAGTTTATTACAAAACACCGTCTGGGAACAAGATCAAATGACCATTTACGGCAAACAAGTCAATTTACCTCGGTTAACTGCCTGGTATGGCGATGCAGAAGCAGCTGTGTCATATTCAGATAAGAGAAGTAAAATGCATGCTTGGAATACTGATTTGTTATTTATTAAAAACCGAATAGAGCAGGAGGTACCTATAAAATTTACACGGTGTTTGCTCAATTATTACAGAGATGGAAAGGACAGTGTTGATTGGCACCAAGATTATGAAGGTGAACAGCGTAAAAACACAGTAATTGGTTCAGTGACGTTTGGCGAAAAAAGACCTTTTCAGTTAAAACATGCTACACGTAAAGATTTTAAGCGTATTGATATTCCGTTGGCTCACGGTAGTTTGTTGTTGATGCAAGGTGCTACACAAAACAATTGGAAGCACAAAATACCAAAAACAACGAAGAAAATTAATCCAAGAATTAATTTAACTTTTAGATGGATAAAATCCTAA
- a CDS encoding aldo/keto reductase, whose protein sequence is MKKINVGNTDLEVSRINFGGNVFGWTLDEKQSFEILDAFVGAGFNFLDTADTYSWWVNGVGGQSETIIGKWMKARGNRDQMVIATKVGSETKEHPNDISKKHILKSVDASLKRLQTDFIDLYYTHFDDEVTPVEETLSAYDEIIKAGKVRYIGASNVSPARLLESFKVSEESNLPTYVALQPHYNLVARENYETKYAEIVDEYGLSVMTYYSLASGFLTGKYRLESDLGKSVRGEGVKQYLNAKGLGIINALDTVSEKHSSKPATVALAWLLAQPHVAAPIVSATSEHQLQTLFDAPKLNLDAEDLELLEKAST, encoded by the coding sequence ATGAAAAAAATAAATGTAGGAAACACAGATTTAGAAGTCTCTCGTATAAATTTTGGAGGCAATGTTTTTGGTTGGACTTTAGATGAAAAGCAATCTTTCGAAATTTTAGATGCTTTTGTAGGAGCAGGATTCAACTTTCTTGATACCGCGGATACGTACAGTTGGTGGGTAAATGGTGTTGGAGGCCAATCAGAAACTATCATAGGTAAATGGATGAAAGCTCGTGGTAATAGAGACCAAATGGTTATTGCTACCAAAGTAGGTTCAGAAACCAAAGAACACCCTAACGATATTAGTAAAAAGCATATCTTAAAGTCAGTTGATGCGTCTTTAAAACGTCTTCAAACGGATTTTATCGACTTGTATTACACGCATTTTGATGATGAAGTAACACCTGTAGAAGAAACATTATCTGCTTATGACGAGATTATAAAAGCAGGCAAAGTTCGTTATATTGGAGCATCAAATGTATCACCAGCACGTTTACTGGAGTCTTTTAAAGTTTCCGAAGAAAGTAATTTACCAACGTATGTGGCTCTGCAACCGCATTATAATTTGGTAGCACGTGAAAACTATGAAACTAAATATGCAGAAATTGTAGATGAATATGGATTAAGTGTGATGACGTATTACTCTTTGGCAAGTGGATTTTTAACAGGTAAATATAGATTGGAATCTGATTTAGGAAAAAGTGTACGTGGCGAAGGAGTAAAGCAATATTTAAATGCAAAAGGATTAGGGATTATTAACGCATTAGATACCGTTTCTGAAAAACATAGTAGCAAACCCGCAACTGTTGCTCTGGCTTGGTTATTAGCACAACCACATGTTGCAGCACCAATTGTTAGTGCTACTAGCGAACATCAATTACAAACCTTGTTTGATGCACCAAAATTGAATTTGGATGCAGAAGATTTAGAGTTGTTAGAAAAAGCCAGTACATAA
- a CDS encoding BCCT family transporter: MLKYIQKHSILSISVGIIFSCTLLVFFATEASYNAIEVASLWVRNYFGYFYLYLGLGLVLSLLVIAFSRYGNIKLGKPSSKPEHSLWAWTAMLYSAGMGSGILLRAVQEPVFMQQNPPYTSSLPADTLALEFTFYQWGLTAWAFYGLFAMIIGYGLYIRKKKVSISATIEDHIKSKIVRKGVDVITIITTVFGLIAAIGLGTTQINGGINHITDANFGLITTILLCVLICTVACYSAWQGVNKGIKIFSKLNIIVTFAILIFVFVTSDMNAILASFATAIFYYIIDFIPMSLAIGSYNPGTEFLTDWTFYYWAFWLSWAPFTGIFIARISKGRTIRQLLLGVLIIPSLGTFFWFSVFGTSAFNLIDEWGVYNSQFSNVFSSIFVFFEHYPFATFLNITSAFLLISFLITSVDSAVFVLSMFTDNGSKNPSKTHRVVWSIFILLATIALVLLGNFKTDINVLEAVQRLLIITSLPFAFFIIIMLGYFIIGLRKTIKD, translated from the coding sequence ATGCTAAAATACATTCAGAAACATTCCATTTTATCCATTTCTGTTGGTATCATTTTTAGTTGTACTTTATTGGTGTTTTTTGCTACGGAAGCTAGTTACAATGCTATAGAAGTTGCCTCATTATGGGTGCGTAATTACTTTGGATATTTTTATCTTTATTTGGGTTTAGGTTTAGTTTTGTCTTTATTAGTTATTGCGTTTTCTCGTTATGGAAACATTAAACTAGGCAAACCAAGTTCTAAACCAGAACATTCACTATGGGCTTGGACTGCTATGTTGTATAGTGCAGGAATGGGGTCTGGTATTTTGTTACGTGCGGTACAAGAGCCTGTTTTTATGCAACAAAATCCGCCTTATACTTCTAGTTTACCAGCAGATACTTTAGCACTAGAATTTACCTTTTATCAATGGGGCCTAACGGCTTGGGCCTTTTACGGACTATTTGCAATGATTATTGGCTATGGTTTATACATTAGAAAAAAGAAAGTGAGTATTAGTGCCACCATTGAAGATCATATAAAAAGCAAAATTGTAAGAAAAGGGGTTGATGTCATCACCATTATAACGACTGTTTTTGGATTAATTGCTGCAATAGGTTTAGGAACCACCCAAATTAATGGTGGTATTAATCATATTACAGATGCGAATTTTGGATTAATTACAACTATTTTACTGTGCGTGCTTATTTGTACTGTTGCTTGTTATTCGGCGTGGCAAGGTGTAAACAAGGGGATTAAAATTTTTTCTAAATTAAATATTATAGTCACTTTTGCTATTTTAATATTTGTCTTTGTTACTAGTGATATGAATGCTATTCTTGCTTCTTTTGCTACGGCTATCTTTTATTATATTATAGATTTTATACCGATGAGCTTGGCTATAGGATCTTATAACCCAGGGACAGAATTTTTAACTGACTGGACTTTCTATTATTGGGCATTTTGGTTGTCTTGGGCACCTTTTACAGGTATATTTATTGCTCGTATTTCTAAAGGTCGTACCATACGTCAGTTGCTATTAGGTGTTTTAATTATTCCTTCTCTGGGTACATTTTTTTGGTTTTCTGTTTTTGGCACATCCGCATTTAATTTGATTGATGAATGGGGTGTTTATAACAGCCAATTTAGTAACGTATTCTCTTCTATTTTTGTTTTTTTTGAACACTATCCTTTTGCTACATTTTTAAATATAACGTCAGCGTTTTTATTAATTAGTTTTTTAATAACGTCTGTAGATTCTGCTGTATTCGTGTTAAGTATGTTTACAGATAATGGTTCTAAAAACCCAAGTAAAACGCATCGGGTAGTTTGGTCTATTTTTATTCTCTTAGCCACAATTGCTTTGGTATTATTGGGTAACTTTAAAACAGATATTAATGTTTTGGAAGCTGTACAACGACTGTTAATTATAACCTCATTACCTTTTGCTTTTTTTATTATAATAATGCTCGGTTATTTTATAATAGGCTTGAGAAAAACAATAAAGGATTAA
- a CDS encoding PNGase F N-terminal domain-containing protein yields the protein MKKIFVTLLFILPILAYTQKKPHSYKIAYDNISNGKKSDRTTSIDYQNQILFLSKSDDKIQQFINFNTSEVVSTITYNDQLYKQVTLFDSLPKPIFEDKPETILGFKCNYAKYNYFSNTIEVWFTEDAKVKGSPSPMFLPTKNALVLKITRNGNRTSLASAIDKIKKAEPRQYTADDALEVTAAEFEEIKINSRFTKVTIFDNETINFDGSIKAPDANIMELNKTYHLSVGSVIVKKIKLTPELKKSGNVFAKLQCRSNGDAYDRTGSVFIVPVNENNSVMNAYLKGLDQLPVYTDNTGQKYQGIVKEGNYNPPIEIMRFFTSFGANHFNDKRVINNYDWADDVRYKQEVTSLIPTDVDEIWVGVFVGNYDKGGHKVSLELDFYPSFGGNDTKNVKYIDPLFSTVNTLEMSGQNYGRLFKTDTLTVDFEIPENIEDLQMLYTSTGHGGWGAGDEFVPKMNKIFIDGIEVFTIVPWRTDCATYRFSNPASGNFGNGLSSSDLSRSNWCPGTLTPPYLIPLKDLEPGKHIIQVVIDQGNDEGSSFSHWGVTGVLVGEKRIDN from the coding sequence ATGAAAAAAATATTTGTAACCCTACTTTTTATATTACCTATTTTAGCTTACACTCAAAAGAAACCTCATAGTTATAAGATTGCTTACGACAACATTTCAAATGGAAAAAAGAGTGATAGAACTACCAGTATAGATTATCAAAATCAAATTTTATTTTTATCAAAATCAGACGATAAGATTCAACAATTTATTAATTTTAATACCAGTGAAGTTGTAAGTACGATAACTTATAATGACCAACTCTATAAACAAGTAACTCTTTTTGATAGCCTACCAAAACCGATTTTTGAAGATAAGCCAGAAACTATTTTAGGTTTTAAATGTAACTATGCCAAGTATAATTATTTTTCTAATACCATTGAAGTATGGTTTACAGAAGATGCAAAAGTGAAGGGTTCGCCAAGTCCCATGTTTTTACCCACTAAAAATGCTTTGGTATTAAAAATAACAAGAAATGGGAATCGCACTTCGTTAGCGAGTGCAATAGATAAAATTAAAAAAGCTGAACCACGTCAATATACTGCTGATGATGCACTTGAGGTTACGGCCGCCGAATTCGAAGAGATTAAAATCAATTCTAGATTTACTAAAGTAACTATTTTTGATAACGAAACCATCAATTTTGATGGTTCTATAAAAGCTCCAGATGCCAATATAATGGAGCTTAATAAAACGTATCATTTAAGTGTAGGCTCTGTTATTGTAAAAAAGATTAAACTAACCCCTGAATTAAAAAAGAGTGGCAATGTATTTGCGAAATTGCAGTGCCGTTCTAATGGTGATGCCTATGACCGGACAGGTTCTGTCTTTATTGTCCCAGTAAATGAAAATAATTCTGTGATGAATGCGTATTTAAAAGGCTTAGATCAATTACCAGTTTATACCGATAATACAGGGCAGAAATACCAAGGAATTGTTAAAGAAGGAAATTATAATCCGCCGATTGAAATTATGCGATTTTTTACATCATTTGGAGCGAATCATTTTAATGACAAAAGGGTTATTAACAATTACGATTGGGCAGATGATGTTCGTTATAAGCAAGAAGTAACCTCTTTAATTCCAACAGATGTTGATGAAATATGGGTAGGTGTTTTTGTTGGTAATTATGATAAAGGAGGACATAAAGTGAGCCTTGAACTTGATTTTTATCCATCTTTCGGTGGTAATGATACGAAGAATGTAAAATATATTGATCCTTTATTTTCTACAGTTAATACTTTAGAAATGTCTGGTCAGAATTATGGAAGATTATTTAAAACGGATACATTAACAGTTGATTTTGAAATCCCAGAAAATATAGAAGACTTACAAATGTTGTATACTTCCACAGGACATGGAGGATGGGGTGCAGGAGACGAGTTTGTTCCGAAAATGAATAAGATATTTATTGATGGTATAGAAGTATTTACGATAGTACCTTGGCGGACAGATTGTGCTACCTATAGGTTTTCAAATCCTGCCTCAGGTAATTTTGGAAATGGATTGTCTTCTAGTGACTTGAGTCGTTCTAATTGGTGTCCTGGAACACTAACTCCTCCTTATTTAATTCCGCTAAAAGATTTGGAACCAGGAAAACATATTATTCAAGTTGTGATTGATCAGGGTAACGATGAAGGTAGTAGTTTTAGCCATTGGGGAGTTACTGGAGTTTTGGTTGGTGAAAAGAGAATTGATAACTAA
- a CDS encoding putative quinol monooxygenase produces the protein MKKSFLTIVARITVKEEHTEFVKAELLKLLDVTRAEEGNISYDLHQDNENPNVFLFHEKWTNRELWQKHMANKYLAHYLKVTEDKVEEFVLSEMTEIGN, from the coding sequence ATGAAAAAATCATTTTTAACCATTGTAGCAAGAATTACTGTAAAAGAAGAACATACAGAATTTGTAAAAGCAGAATTACTAAAATTATTAGATGTAACTAGAGCAGAAGAAGGTAATATTAGTTATGATCTGCATCAAGATAATGAAAACCCAAATGTATTTCTATTCCATGAAAAATGGACGAATAGAGAATTGTGGCAAAAACATATGGCTAATAAATATTTAGCACACTATTTAAAAGTAACAGAAGATAAAGTTGAAGAGTTTGTTTTAAGTGAAATGACAGAAATAGGAAACTAA
- a CDS encoding SDR family NAD(P)-dependent oxidoreductase: MDLKIKGKVALISGSTAGIGYATAERFLNEGATVIINGRTEDRVNAAVEQLKASTKNENVSGVAADFSKVDDINRLLKEVPEVDILVNNTGIFEPKAFADIPDEDWFRFFEVNVMSGIRLARNYFPKMLKKNWGRIIFISSESAVFIPDEMIHYGMTKTAQLAVSRGLAELTKGTNVTVNSVLPGPTKSEGVTEFIKNLAKADRISEEEVEADFYKNMRPTSLIERFASVDEIANTIVYYSSDLASATNGAAIRVEGGLIRSIL; the protein is encoded by the coding sequence ATGGACTTAAAAATAAAAGGTAAAGTGGCATTAATTAGCGGGTCTACTGCTGGTATAGGATATGCAACTGCAGAACGTTTTTTAAACGAAGGTGCTACGGTTATTATTAACGGTAGAACGGAAGATAGAGTAAATGCAGCTGTGGAGCAATTAAAAGCAAGTACTAAAAACGAGAATGTTTCTGGTGTTGCTGCCGATTTTTCTAAGGTAGACGACATTAATAGGTTACTAAAAGAAGTACCTGAAGTAGATATTTTAGTTAATAACACGGGTATTTTTGAACCTAAGGCCTTTGCCGATATTCCAGATGAAGATTGGTTTCGATTTTTTGAGGTAAATGTTATGAGTGGTATTCGGTTAGCACGAAACTATTTTCCTAAAATGTTGAAGAAAAACTGGGGACGGATCATCTTTATTTCGAGCGAATCGGCGGTTTTTATTCCAGATGAAATGATTCATTATGGAATGACTAAAACCGCACAATTAGCAGTGAGTAGAGGCTTGGCAGAACTAACTAAAGGAACAAATGTTACGGTTAATTCTGTTTTGCCTGGTCCAACAAAATCTGAAGGTGTAACGGAGTTTATTAAAAATTTAGCGAAAGCAGATCGGATATCAGAAGAAGAAGTCGAAGCTGATTTTTATAAAAATATGCGTCCAACCTCTTTAATAGAACGGTTTGCTTCTGTAGATGAGATTGCAAACACTATTGTCTATTATTCTAGTGATTTGGCTTCTGCTACCAACGGAGCAGCTATAAGAGTAGAAGGTGGATTAATTCGTTCCATATTATAA
- a CDS encoding AraC family transcriptional regulator: protein MQVIEAFKPFEIQEIKLTDWKQRPVKNNFFELVLIKDGEGTQCINYNDVPYNKGSIFLLPPLKCHSFNIEKPTKFVFLKFTDSFFKNVNRITIDRNEWFKEASYILSNYNQLPGDIIKNDVDRNHLINLISMILEESRSYGNESINLITSLMTSILELLIRNIKKSSYFEMPNNNSDDRITKMLTYINENIDKTELLKVENLADVFMMSPTYVSEFFKKQVHMPLREYILKAKLKLVEIRLLNSDFTLTQIADELGFTDVSHLSKTFKRYAGTSIREFKNNGEYMLLKRASCTPSSNN, encoded by the coding sequence ATGCAAGTAATTGAAGCTTTTAAACCTTTCGAAATACAAGAAATAAAATTAACCGATTGGAAACAACGGCCGGTTAAAAACAATTTTTTCGAATTGGTTTTAATTAAAGATGGAGAAGGCACTCAATGTATTAACTATAATGATGTCCCCTACAACAAAGGCAGTATCTTTTTATTACCTCCCTTAAAATGTCATTCATTCAACATAGAAAAACCTACAAAATTTGTATTTCTAAAGTTTACAGATTCATTTTTTAAAAATGTAAACCGAATTACTATTGATAGAAACGAATGGTTTAAAGAAGCCTCTTACATCCTATCTAACTACAATCAATTACCTGGTGATATTATCAAAAATGATGTAGATCGAAATCATTTAATAAACTTAATTTCTATGATTTTAGAAGAATCTAGAAGTTATGGTAACGAATCTATAAATCTAATAACTAGCTTGATGACAAGTATCTTAGAATTATTGATTAGAAACATCAAGAAAAGCAGTTATTTTGAAATGCCAAATAACAATTCTGACGATAGAATAACAAAAATGCTAACCTACATTAACGAAAACATCGATAAAACAGAGCTATTAAAAGTTGAAAACTTAGCCGATGTTTTTATGATGTCACCAACTTATGTCAGTGAATTTTTCAAGAAACAAGTCCACATGCCTTTGCGAGAATATATACTCAAAGCCAAACTTAAATTGGTTGAAATCCGTTTGTTAAATTCAGATTTTACATTAACCCAAATTGCAGACGAACTCGGATTTACAGATGTCAGTCACCTTTCTAAAACCTTTAAAAGGTATGCAGGCACTTCTATACGTGAATTTAAGAACAATGGTGAGTATATGTTATTAAAAAGAGCATCTTGTACTCCAAGTAGTAACAATTAA
- the purL gene encoding phosphoribosylformylglycinamidine synthase: protein MIYFFGESHTKVFAVQTADNLTTDTINKLTWLFGNKTMLQQATIDAYFVGPRAAMITPWSTNAVEITQNMGIEGILRIEEFIASNEIFADFDPMLLQKYIILNQEIFDVHIQPEAVLEIENIAEYNQQEGLSLSDDEVEYLENLSAKLYKESGRKLTDSEVFGFSQVNSEHCRHKIFNGSFVIDGKEKPSSLFKLIKKTSEIHPNDIVSAYKDNVAFIKGPKVEQFAPKTADKPDFYEVKDYNSVISLKAETHNFPTTVEPFNGAATGSGGEIRDRLAGGKGSLPLAGTAVYMTSYSRLEQDALDATEDKPWEDAMTARPWLYQTPIDILIKASNGASDFGNKFGQPLICGSVLTFEHGEHSRKLGYDKVIMQAGGIGYGKAEQALKDTPKTGDKIVLLGGDNYRIGMGGAAVSSADTGAFESGIELNAVQRSNPEMQKRAANAIRGMVESDINHIVSIHDHGAGGHLNCLSELVEDTGGKIDMDKLPVGDPTLSAKEIIGNESQERMGLVIGEKHLENLQRIAERERSPIYTVGDVTGDNRFTFESKTTGEKPMDLALEDMFGSSPKTIMNDVTIQRNYEELVYDTDKFTDYLKRVLQLEAVACKDWLTNKVDRCVGGKVAKQQCVGPLQLPLNNCAVMALDYKGKEGIATSIGHSPISGLIDPIAGSRNSIAEALTNIIWAPLEEGLKSISLSANWMWPCRNEGEDARLYEAVEAISEFAIELGINVPTGKDSLSMKQKYPNEEVIAPGTVIISAAGHCNDITKVVEPVLQTNKGSIYYINLSQESHELGGSSFAQTLNKVGNKAPSIKDAKQFATIFNTIQKLIKNDKIVAGHDVASGGLITTLLEMCFADISLGATIDVSEINEKDTSKLLFSENAGIVFQAEDNSVEKILTDANIEFYRIGKVTSDETLSIKNQHEDLVLNVSELRDVWFKTSYLLDKHQTANNLAQDRFDNYKNQPLAYVFPKHFTGNLKDITGLSGRASRDIRERPKAAILREKGSNSEREMANAMYLAGFDVKDVHMTDLISGRENLEDIQFLGAVGGFSNSDVLGSAKGWAGAIKYNEKANKVINDFFAREDTLSVGICNGCQLFMELQVINPDHTNHGKMLHNDSRKHESSFTSVHIQDNNSIMLSSLAGSTLGVWISHGEGKFNLPMSEDNYDIVAKYGYAEYPHNPNGSDFNTAMLCDNSGRHLVTMPHIERSTFQWNWANYPEGRKDEVSPWLEAFVNARKWIEKKNPS, encoded by the coding sequence ATGATCTATTTTTTTGGAGAGTCACACACCAAAGTATTCGCAGTACAAACCGCAGACAATTTAACAACAGATACCATCAATAAACTTACTTGGTTGTTTGGTAATAAAACCATGCTACAACAAGCAACTATTGACGCTTATTTTGTTGGACCGCGTGCTGCAATGATAACACCTTGGAGCACCAATGCTGTTGAAATAACTCAAAATATGGGTATTGAGGGGATTCTAAGAATTGAAGAATTCATTGCTTCAAATGAAATATTTGCAGATTTTGACCCTATGCTTCTTCAAAAATATATTATATTAAATCAAGAGATTTTTGATGTTCACATACAACCTGAAGCCGTTTTAGAAATTGAAAACATCGCAGAATATAATCAACAAGAAGGACTTTCGTTAAGTGATGACGAAGTAGAATACCTAGAAAATCTATCTGCAAAATTGTATAAAGAATCTGGGAGAAAACTAACAGATTCTGAGGTTTTCGGATTCTCACAAGTAAATAGTGAACATTGTCGTCATAAAATTTTCAATGGCTCTTTTGTAATTGATGGCAAGGAAAAACCATCTTCTTTATTCAAATTAATTAAAAAAACTTCTGAAATACATCCTAACGATATTGTTTCAGCCTATAAAGATAATGTCGCTTTTATTAAAGGTCCAAAAGTGGAGCAATTTGCTCCAAAAACTGCTGACAAACCTGATTTTTACGAAGTTAAAGATTACAATTCCGTAATATCCTTAAAGGCAGAAACACATAATTTTCCGACAACTGTAGAACCTTTCAATGGAGCTGCAACCGGTTCCGGTGGTGAAATTCGCGATAGACTAGCTGGAGGGAAAGGTTCTTTACCTTTAGCGGGAACAGCAGTATATATGACTTCGTATTCTCGATTAGAGCAAGATGCGTTAGACGCCACTGAAGACAAGCCTTGGGAAGATGCGATGACTGCACGTCCATGGTTGTATCAAACGCCTATTGATATTTTAATTAAAGCATCAAATGGTGCTTCTGATTTTGGTAATAAATTCGGCCAACCCTTAATTTGTGGATCTGTTTTAACTTTTGAACATGGAGAACATTCTAGAAAATTAGGTTACGACAAAGTGATCATGCAAGCTGGTGGTATCGGATATGGAAAGGCAGAGCAAGCCTTAAAAGACACCCCAAAAACTGGTGATAAAATTGTCCTTTTAGGTGGTGATAATTATAGAATTGGAATGGGTGGTGCTGCAGTATCTTCTGCCGATACTGGTGCCTTTGAAAGTGGTATTGAATTAAATGCCGTACAACGTTCAAATCCTGAAATGCAAAAAAGAGCGGCAAACGCCATTCGTGGTATGGTAGAAAGCGATATAAATCATATTGTTTCTATTCACGATCATGGAGCAGGTGGTCATCTTAATTGTCTTTCTGAATTGGTGGAAGATACTGGTGGAAAAATTGATATGGACAAACTTCCTGTTGGAGATCCGACACTATCTGCCAAAGAAATTATCGGTAATGAGTCTCAAGAAAGAATGGGATTGGTTATTGGTGAAAAACATTTGGAAAATTTACAACGAATTGCAGAACGTGAGCGTTCTCCTATTTATACTGTTGGTGATGTTACAGGGGATAATCGTTTTACCTTTGAGTCAAAAACGACTGGTGAAAAACCAATGGACTTAGCGTTGGAAGATATGTTTGGTAGCTCTCCAAAAACGATAATGAATGATGTAACCATTCAACGAAATTATGAAGAATTGGTATATGATACTGATAAATTTACAGACTACCTTAAACGCGTATTACAATTAGAAGCTGTTGCCTGTAAAGACTGGTTGACAAATAAAGTAGACCGATGTGTAGGTGGTAAAGTTGCCAAGCAACAATGTGTTGGCCCGTTACAATTACCACTTAACAATTGTGCGGTAATGGCGTTAGACTATAAAGGTAAAGAAGGAATTGCGACTAGTATAGGGCACTCTCCTATTTCAGGTTTAATTGACCCTATTGCCGGAAGTAGAAATTCAATTGCTGAGGCGTTAACAAATATTATTTGGGCACCACTTGAAGAGGGACTTAAGAGTATTTCACTTTCAGCAAACTGGATGTGGCCTTGTAGAAATGAAGGTGAAGATGCTCGTTTATATGAAGCTGTTGAAGCTATTTCAGAATTCGCCATTGAACTGGGTATAAATGTACCTACAGGGAAAGATTCCTTGTCAATGAAACAAAAATATCCTAATGAAGAAGTAATCGCTCCAGGAACTGTAATTATTTCGGCAGCTGGTCATTGTAATGATATTACCAAAGTTGTAGAACCTGTGTTACAAACCAATAAAGGATCTATTTATTATATCAATCTTTCACAGGAAAGTCACGAATTAGGAGGAAGTTCATTTGCTCAAACGTTGAATAAAGTGGGTAACAAAGCTCCTTCAATAAAAGATGCGAAGCAGTTTGCAACAATTTTTAATACCATTCAAAAGCTAATTAAAAATGACAAGATTGTTGCCGGACATGATGTTGCATCTGGTGGATTGATAACGACACTATTAGAAATGTGTTTTGCAGATATAAGCTTAGGAGCAACCATAGACGTATCGGAAATAAATGAAAAAGACACTTCCAAACTATTGTTTTCTGAAAATGCAGGAATTGTTTTTCAAGCTGAAGATAATTCAGTTGAAAAAATATTAACTGATGCTAATATTGAGTTTTATAGGATAGGAAAAGTAACTTCAGACGAAACACTTTCCATAAAGAATCAACATGAAGATTTAGTGTTGAATGTTTCTGAGCTAAGAGATGTTTGGTTTAAAACTTCGTATTTATTAGATAAGCATCAAACAGCAAATAATTTAGCTCAAGATAGATTTGATAATTATAAAAATCAACCGTTAGCCTACGTTTTTCCAAAGCACTTTACGGGTAACCTGAAAGATATAACAGGATTGTCAGGTCGAGCGTCCCGAGATATTCGGGAGAGACCTAAAGCTGCTATTCTCCGTGAAAAAGGTAGTAATTCTGAACGTGAAATGGCAAATGCCATGTATTTGGCAGGATTTGATGTAAAAGATGTTCACATGACCGATCTAATTTCTGGTCGTGAAAATTTAGAAGATATTCAATTTTTAGGAGCTGTTGGCGGATTTAGTAATTCGGATGTGTTGGGTTCTGCTAAAGGTTGGGCAGGTGCCATTAAATACAACGAAAAAGCCAATAAGGTAATCAATGATTTCTTTGCTAGAGAAGACACGTTATCTGTGGGGATTTGCAATGGTTGTCAGTTATTTATGGAATTGCAAGTGATCAACCCCGATCATACTAACCATGGAAAAATGTTACATAACGACTCTCGTAAACACGAAAGTTCTTTTACTTCTGTACATATTCAAGACAATAATTCAATAATGTTATCTTCTTTAGCCGGAAGTACTTTAGGCGTTTGGATTAGTCACGGTGAAGGTAAATTTAACTTACCAATGTCAGAAGACAATTATGATATTGTCGCCAAATATGGCTATGCTGAATATCCTCACAACCCTAATGGTTCTGATTTCAACACTGCTATGTTGTGTGATAACAGTGGGCGTCACTTAGTAACAATGCCACATATAGAACGTTCTACGTTTCAATGGAATTGGGCTAACTATCCTGAAGGAAGAAAAGATGAAGTTTCTCCATGGCTAGAAGCATTTGTAAATGCTAGAAAATGGATTGAAAAGAAAAACCCATCCTAA